A genome region from Candidatus Methylomirabilota bacterium includes the following:
- a CDS encoding enoyl-CoA hydratase-related protein, with protein MTRNVTLDRDGRVATVTLNRPDRRNSLSDEMLAELAAAFAELRDDASTR; from the coding sequence ATGACCCGGAACGTCACGCTCGACCGCGACGGTCGCGTCGCGACGGTGACCCTGAACCGACCCGACCGGCGCAACTCGCTGAGCGACGAGATGCTGGCCGAGCTGGCCGCGGCCTTCGCCGAGCTGCGCGACGACGCGAGCACGCGG